Genomic window (Nymphaea colorata isolate Beijing-Zhang1983 chromosome 1, ASM883128v2, whole genome shotgun sequence):
CCGCTTCGTCGAGGCCTCGTCCGACCACCCGCTCGGCCGCATCGACCAGCCCTCCCCTCACTACCTCCAGCTGCACCCACCTCTAGAGGGCGCGGAGGAGCTGGCCCAGGTGCAGCTCACCAGGTTCTCCTGTGGCTCCCTCGTCCTCGGCCTCACCACCCACCACGTCGTCGCCGACGGCTTCTCCATCAGCAACTTCCTCGTGTCCTGGGGCAAAGCAACTCGTTCTCTCCCCATCCGTCCCCTTCCCTTCCGCGATCGATCCATCTTCCTCCCCAGAAACCCTCCAAAGTTTCAGTTCGACCACTGCGGGTGGGAATACATGAAAGCCCGCCCTTCACCCGACGTTAATGGCGGCGCTTCCGCCATGGACGTAACTGTTGCTCCCATTGTGGTTCACAAGGCGTACTTTCCTTCTCAGTTTCTGCAGCAGCTTAAGGCCAAGGCCTCGGCTCATGGCGCCGCGAAACCGTACACTACCTTTGAGAGCCTGACGGCTCATATATGGAGGTTGGTCACCCGGGTTCGCCGGCTCTGTGGGTCGGAGACGACGCAGATCAGAATCTCGGTCAATGGGCGCACCAGGATGAGCAACCCCAAGGCGCCGATGGACTACTTCGGCAACCTGGTGCTGTGGGCGTTCCCTAGGTCCAAGGCGGCCGACCTGTTGAACCAGCCGCTGAGCCACGCCGCTAGGCTCATACATGACGCCATTGCGGGCGTCAACAACGACTATTTCAGGTCCTTCATTGACTACTCGAGCTCGAAGACGAAGATGCAGGGGCTGGTGCCGACTGCAGACATGAACAAGAAGGTGCTGTGCCCGAACTTGGAGGTAGATAGCTGGCTGAGGTTCCCTTTCTACGACGTGGATTTTGGAGGGGGATGCCCTTACGTCTTCACTCCTTCTTACTTCCCTGAGGAAGGGATGATCTTCATCGTGCCATCGATCATGGGGAACGGAGATATCGATGCCTTCGTTCCGCTGTTTCAAGAAGATGTAGATGGCTTTCGAAGAATATGTTATTCGTTAGACTAAACAAAGTATATGTTTGTTACAAAGCTAGTTTTCTATGTCAAAATAAATAACGATTTTGTAACGAGGACGCGTGCTCTGTAAGTAGGCACAATTTTGAAGTGCAACTTGCTGGTGCATTGTATTTCTTTATGAAGTCAATAAGCGTGAGTTGATGCCGACAAAAAGTTGAGATCGCAGTTTCGCTTTCACGGAAATTTTTTCTActcacttctttttcttctccttgttcttttgtttaatcAATAAGGCGTGACTACAATGTAAGTCACTTCAATCTGATCGATTGATGTCTCACTTCTGATCCGGTCCTCAACCCTTAAGCAACTCTCTCGAACATATATAATAGAAGCACTTCTATCTATAGAATCGTCAGCCTGGATAATTCCCATTCTGCCTAGTGTATAAAGGTTTGATAGCTACTTGTTTTCTATTATATAATGGTTTGGAAGCAACCAGGTTTGATAGCTACTTATTTTCGAGTATATAATGGTTTGAAAGATACctgttttcatatatatatatatatatatatatatgccaatttaattttttatacaatTTGGATTaactaaatttatttttcttaattccACTATTTGTATAATTTTCCAAGCATTCCATGACATTAATCTTGGTGCATAATTTTGGAACTATGTTTCCATCAAGATTAgtcatttgaattttgttttttaacattATGGGTACGTATATAATAGTCTGATTTTAATTGCCTTAACTATATATGCTCTATTGGCTTCACTTTATTCATTATCTTGGTGCATAATTTTGCAACTATGTTGTTGTCAAGGTTGTCTAATTTGAATTTTCGTTTTTAATATTATGCGTACATTTATAATAGAGTTCTTTGCGATCCAATTTTCTGATTTTCGTCGCCGTAGCTATGTTGgattagtttcattttttatttattagtaTGTCCcattaacaaaagaaagttcTTTTTAAGGTTGACAAGTTAACCTTGCCAAggaaaaattttctaaataagAAATGCTTCTACATTTCAAAACATTATTTATTGGAATAGGTGATAAGTGATCACCAAGGTGGTGGAGGGGCTGCCTGTGCGTGCCTGCAcctttttgtcttcttctaaACTATGACCAAATAACGGCGAGCCAGGGACCCACCGACGCGGTGGCACCACCAATGGTGTGAGCAGTGACGAGAGCAAACCGGGCCCACGATGTCCGACGCGGAGTAGCTTACCTGGAAGCACGTTCCCGGCCTTCGGTTCGGGGTTCGGGTTACCCGACCCGTATCTGAAAGTAATAACACAAGATTCAAGATTCCTTTTTCCCTCATGTTCCATTTGATAGCCGGGGTAAAATAAGAggggagggaaaaaaatgatACTGACAGGTGAAATGCCgaacgggtgaaatttcacctgctcgAAATGCTTTGTGACTTTCGCATATCGAAACAAATTCCTCCCTCTGCATGTAATGTAGGAAGAAGAATTCAACAAGGGCAACAGAGTGGTTGGTGTTCTATGGTCAAACAAGAGAGACAGTGGCCTCTGGTTTGCATCGGCAGAGTGGAGGGAATGCCAGCTCGGCATCCAAATGTTGCCAATTACAGAGATGTTGTACAGTAGTGCTGATTTTGTGAAGCAATTGGTGAACTGGGTCGTGCATGTTTTGGGCAGGGATGGTGTTGGTGAAGGGTGGAAGGGATTTGCATATGCCATGAATGCTATCTATGACAAAGAGAGCGCGCTGCAGGACCAACTTGTTATGGTGGGCTTACAGTAAAAGGGATGGGGATGACTCTGGGTGGAAGTGTTGTTGGTTTAGTCATGGCCATTGAAGGTGCAAGGGTGAAAGATGATATGTCGATGCATTCTTCCATGGCTTCTTGCATTGAAAATggctttaatttaatttttagcATTTGGTTGTGGTGTGTCTTATAAATACTTGAGGAAATAAAACCATTACATGTTCTTTTCTATATATGCCAATAGCCGTGTGATCTACACATATAGGTGAAAGGCAACTGCCAACTATTGTTGTTTTCTGAATGGTAGGTTTAAgtttgtgcatcaaacagggtctTAGATTAAAAGgaggagaaatttcatcttgtaatttttttcaaaaaaatttatcatggtaaatttaccacgttaaatttcacccgacaatcaaacaaGCCCTAAGGTAGACCTTAAACGTGATAAGTATCATTGTTCGGAGTCACCACAACTTTTGAACATGCAGAAAACATTTGAAGGTTTCATTCAGCTCCTTATTGCATTAGCATACAAGGCTTGTTACAGTGCTTTAAGGTGTTGATGTTGTCATGCTTCAACTTTTATATGAGTGATAGAAATTTAAAACAGAAGTTGCCTACCATCTCTTGTAGACCGTTATGCCAAAATTCCTGCACTTTGTCCATTGAGGATAGTACAACTTATTGTGAAGAGAGACCGAGTTATGCATGCCACTTCAACATATGCAAGAAGCATACACCACTGTAATGAATATATGTTAGAGGTGACAtcatgtatatttattttaatgtctaaatattatatatgcatgtatgtgtcGTGTGTGTGGAACAacaaatatgtataaaataacGAACAAGTATGAGATAAActttattaaataacaaaagatttatgagataatgaaataataaatagaCGAACGACTACTTAATtacaagataatatttatgagataatgaatgatcaaatgtatgagataacttCATATATAATGATATAGCAGACAAATACATAAGATAAcattatacataaatatatgataatatttttgagatattaaaatatttataaaataataaaataatattatatacaaaagaggaaaacaaaaatgttttttttattcgtTAAAAAAAAGTATTGATCATAACtaactaattatatatatatatatatatatatatatatatatatatatatatatatacgaactcataaattctatttttatcaaattttcacttttttttttgttgttttcgttTTTATCCGTACAAAAAATTTCTCCTTTGTTTTAATCAGgaacattttttattatctttaatATGGCGCACAAAATTATATATAGCGTTTCTGGTGGTGGTGACAAAGCCTTTTCCTGAGGGGTATTTCTGTCTTCCTACCCGACATGACCTTCAGCTCTCCGGCGACTGACGGCACCACGCTCTGACCTCGAACTTCTTCACAGGTTCTCGcggttgtcttttttttcttgtaatctTGTGTTTCGGGTTTTGCTGGTATGcttttgcttggtttttttttgcaagttgtgttttaacttttgctttgttttctcATGGCCGTCTGGGAGCTTAAACGACTGAAATAGTGACCTGTTTGATGGGCTTCGTCCCTATTTCATTTGTCTAGTTGCTGTTTTGGATGTATGAACCGAATGGGCATGGTTTCAACAATCAAACGAATGAATCATGCACTACTTGGATAGAACGATAGCTACATTTTTGTCTATTGCATATTGAGGGAAAATGCTCATTGAATAAGATAATTTATTTAGGCAAGTGATTCTGGGTGTCTGTGTACATTCGAAATAACTGTGTGTTAGACGATCAGAGTTGAGTTACTGAGAATCTTGTCTTTGGCATCAGTGCCTATTGAATTGGAAGTTTTCTCGCAAAAGTTGAGGCACGGACAACAG
Coding sequences:
- the LOC116267058 gene encoding putrescine hydroxycinnamoyltransferase-like, giving the protein MKIKKESSRLVQPIYEGSSSPTANVFMPLSPFDTVTFDAHVGFIYVYKPPNPPNKLIELGLRRVLAEYREWAGRLVHDREGNRCILLNDAGVRFVEASSDHPLGRIDQPSPHYLQLHPPLEGAEELAQVQLTRFSCGSLVLGLTTHHVVADGFSISNFLVSWGKATRSLPIRPLPFRDRSIFLPRNPPKFQFDHCGWEYMKARPSPDVNGGASAMDVTVAPIVVHKAYFPSQFLQQLKAKASAHGAAKPYTTFESLTAHIWRLVTRVRRLCGSETTQIRISVNGRTRMSNPKAPMDYFGNLVLWAFPRSKAADLLNQPLSHAARLIHDAIAGVNNDYFRSFIDYSSSKTKMQGLVPTADMNKKVLCPNLEVDSWLRFPFYDVDFGGGCPYVFTPSYFPEEGMIFIVPSIMGNGDIDAFVPLFQEDVDGFRRICYSLD